Proteins encoded within one genomic window of Kibdelosporangium phytohabitans:
- a CDS encoding multicopper oxidase family protein, whose amino-acid sequence MRRRSFLALAALLTLTGCEGVQGNAGTLAFTTPLHIPPVLDPVAGADGVKRFPLRLQEGRTELLPGKPAATWGINGGHLGPTLRAKRGDRVAMAVTNGLGEAGTLHWHGMRLPAAMDGGPHQMIRPGGTWNPEWTVDQPAASTWYHPHPHGQTARHVYRGLAGMFLVDDDTPVALPSEYGVDDIPLIVQDKKFTSTGQLDEDFGGTFGLLGDQILVNGTYGPFFRPTTSRVRLRVLNGSNAHVYTVGFADDREFHVVASDAGLLAKPVALKRFKISPGERAEVVVAFQPGEQVLLKSFNGDSDIESGDFDLVKFTAAATLRPSPELPSALAALAPLKQASRTRTFRLGGSNINGRNMDMTRIDEVVPAGAHEIWELDNVTYAHNFHIHEVAFRVLDVDGHQPPEHLRGPKDTVYVPGKTKVRLAVEFGHHTDPKTPYMYHCHILKHEDQGMMGQFVIVDPGTENGTPRTLSMPGHGH is encoded by the coding sequence ATGAGACGACGCAGCTTCCTCGCGCTGGCCGCCCTGCTGACACTGACCGGATGCGAAGGCGTGCAAGGCAATGCGGGCACGCTCGCGTTCACCACTCCCCTGCACATCCCGCCGGTGCTCGATCCCGTGGCCGGTGCCGACGGCGTCAAACGGTTCCCGTTGCGGCTCCAGGAGGGCCGGACCGAGCTCCTGCCCGGCAAGCCCGCCGCGACCTGGGGGATCAACGGCGGTCACCTCGGCCCGACGTTACGGGCCAAGCGCGGCGACCGGGTCGCGATGGCCGTGACCAACGGGCTCGGTGAGGCCGGCACCCTGCACTGGCACGGCATGCGGTTGCCCGCGGCGATGGATGGCGGGCCACACCAGATGATCCGGCCCGGCGGCACGTGGAATCCGGAGTGGACGGTCGACCAGCCCGCCGCGTCGACCTGGTACCACCCGCACCCGCACGGCCAGACCGCGCGGCACGTCTACCGCGGACTCGCCGGGATGTTCCTGGTCGACGACGACACGCCGGTGGCCCTGCCCAGCGAGTACGGCGTCGACGACATCCCGTTGATCGTCCAGGACAAGAAGTTCACGTCGACCGGCCAGCTGGACGAGGACTTCGGCGGCACGTTCGGCCTGCTCGGCGACCAGATCCTGGTCAACGGCACGTACGGTCCGTTCTTCCGGCCGACCACGTCCCGAGTTCGCCTGCGGGTGCTCAACGGCTCCAACGCGCACGTCTACACGGTCGGATTCGCCGACGACCGGGAGTTCCACGTCGTCGCCTCCGACGCCGGCCTGCTGGCGAAACCCGTCGCGCTCAAGCGTTTCAAGATCAGCCCGGGTGAACGGGCCGAGGTCGTGGTCGCGTTCCAGCCGGGCGAGCAGGTGCTGCTCAAGAGCTTCAACGGCGACTCGGACATCGAGAGCGGCGACTTCGACCTGGTCAAGTTCACCGCCGCGGCGACGCTCAGGCCGTCACCCGAACTCCCGTCGGCACTCGCCGCCCTGGCGCCGCTCAAGCAGGCGAGCCGGACGCGGACGTTCCGGCTCGGTGGTTCGAACATCAACGGGCGCAACATGGACATGACTCGCATCGACGAGGTCGTGCCCGCCGGGGCGCACGAGATCTGGGAGCTGGACAACGTCACGTACGCGCACAACTTCCACATCCACGAGGTGGCGTTCCGGGTGCTGGACGTCGACGGCCACCAGCCGCCCGAGCACCTGCGCGGGCCGAAGGACACCGTGTACGTGCCGGGGAAGACCAAGGTGCGGCTCGCGGTCGAGTTCGGCCACCACACCGATCCGAAGACGCCGTACATGTACCACTGCCACATCCTCAAACACGAGGACCAGGGCATGATGGGGCAGTTCGTGATCGTCGATCCCGGCACCGAGAACGGCACACCGCGCACGCTCTCGATGCCGGGCCACGGTCACTGA
- a CDS encoding acyl-CoA carboxylase subunit beta, which yields MTTLKSTLDTASDEYAANRDSMLGKLAEVDAEHAKAIAGGGPKYVERHRNRGKLLARERIELLIDQDSPFLELSTLAAYGSNYAVGGSVVTGIGVVEGVECMIMANDPTVKGGSSNPWTARKVGRAMDIAVENRLPMINLGESGGADLPSQKEIFIPGGRMFRDLTRMSAAGIPTIALVFGNATAGGAYVPGMSDHVVMVKGQSKVFLGGPPLVKMATGEESDDESLGGAEMHARTSGLADYFAADEQDAIRIGRRIVARLNWQKKGATPAPFVPPRYDEEELLGIVPGDLKIPFDPREVIARVVDGSAFDEFKPLYGSSLATGWASLHGYPVGILANARGVLFSEESQKAAQFIQLANQSDTPLIFLHNTTGYMVGKDFEQGGIIKHGSMMINAVSNSKVPHISILMGASYGAGHYGMCGRAYDPRFLFSWPSAKSAVMGPQQLAGVLSIVARAAAQSRGQEYSEENDAAMRAMVEAQIEAESLPMFLSGMLYDDGVIDPRDTRTILGLCLSVIHTTPVAGADGFGVFRM from the coding sequence GTGACGACGTTGAAGTCCACACTGGACACGGCGTCGGACGAGTACGCGGCCAACCGCGACTCGATGCTCGGCAAACTCGCCGAGGTGGACGCCGAACACGCCAAGGCGATCGCGGGCGGTGGCCCGAAGTACGTCGAACGGCACCGCAACCGCGGAAAACTCCTGGCCAGGGAACGCATCGAGCTGCTGATCGACCAGGACTCGCCGTTCCTCGAACTGTCCACACTCGCCGCGTACGGCAGCAACTACGCCGTCGGCGGCAGCGTCGTGACCGGGATCGGCGTCGTCGAAGGCGTCGAATGCATGATCATGGCGAACGACCCGACCGTGAAGGGCGGGTCGAGCAACCCGTGGACGGCCAGGAAGGTCGGCCGCGCGATGGACATCGCGGTGGAGAACCGGTTGCCGATGATCAACCTCGGCGAGTCGGGTGGCGCGGATCTGCCGTCCCAGAAGGAGATCTTCATCCCCGGCGGCCGGATGTTCCGTGACCTGACCAGGATGTCCGCCGCCGGGATCCCCACGATCGCGCTCGTGTTCGGCAACGCGACGGCCGGTGGCGCGTACGTGCCGGGCATGTCCGACCACGTGGTGATGGTCAAGGGACAGTCCAAGGTGTTCCTCGGCGGACCGCCGCTGGTGAAGATGGCGACCGGCGAGGAGTCGGACGACGAGTCGCTCGGCGGCGCGGAGATGCACGCCCGCACGTCCGGCCTCGCGGACTACTTCGCGGCGGACGAGCAGGACGCGATCCGGATCGGGCGGCGGATCGTGGCCAGGCTGAACTGGCAGAAGAAGGGCGCCACGCCCGCGCCGTTCGTCCCGCCGCGCTACGACGAGGAAGAACTGCTCGGCATCGTGCCGGGTGACCTCAAGATCCCGTTCGACCCGCGTGAGGTGATCGCCCGCGTGGTCGACGGCTCGGCCTTCGACGAGTTCAAACCGTTGTACGGCAGCAGCCTGGCGACCGGCTGGGCGTCGCTGCACGGCTACCCGGTCGGCATCCTCGCCAACGCCCGCGGCGTGCTGTTCAGTGAGGAGTCGCAGAAGGCGGCGCAGTTCATCCAGCTGGCCAACCAGTCGGACACGCCGTTGATCTTCCTGCACAACACCACCGGCTACATGGTCGGCAAGGACTTCGAGCAGGGCGGGATCATCAAGCACGGCTCGATGATGATCAACGCGGTGTCGAACTCGAAGGTGCCGCACATCTCGATCCTGATGGGCGCGTCCTACGGAGCCGGGCACTACGGGATGTGCGGACGAGCGTACGACCCGCGTTTCCTCTTCTCGTGGCCGAGCGCGAAGTCGGCGGTGATGGGCCCGCAGCAGCTGGCCGGTGTGCTGTCCATTGTGGCCAGAGCGGCGGCGCAGTCCCGTGGCCAGGAGTACAGCGAGGAGAACGACGCGGCCATGCGCGCGATGGTGGAGGCGCAGATCGAAGCCGAGTCGCTGCCGATGTTCCTGTCCGGCATGCTCTACGACGACGGCGTGATCGACCCGCGCGACACCAGAACGATCCTCGGGCTGTGCCTGTCCGTCATCCACACAACGCCAGTCGCCGGTGCGGACGGCTTCGGCGTCTTCCGGATGTGA
- a CDS encoding biotin carboxylase N-terminal domain-containing protein, whose amino-acid sequence MITSVLVANRGEIARRVFRSCRALGVGCVAVHSDADAQSPHVEEADAAVRLPGNSPAETYLRASLIIDAARRAGADAIHPGYGFLSENADFARAVIEAGLTWIGPSPEAIDQMGSKIAAKQLMSAAGVPTLSEVDEVGESDLPVLIKASAGGGGRGMRIVRALADLRSELEAARSEAQSAFGDPTVFCEPYLETGRHIEVQIMADNHGTVWAVGERECSIQRRHQKVIEEAPSPLVERTPGMRAKLFEAARAAASAIDYTGAGTVEFLADDHGRFYFLEMNTRLQVEHPVTECTTGLDLVRLQILVAQGAHLAAVAPHTTDLPARSQTAPTAAFSAPAIPQGDPLNSTLPQGSDNSGSRAAEAQPQQHNSPGAASSAAAIPQGDPLNSTLPEGSDNSGPPAARGHAIEVRLYAEDPAQDWRPQSGVVHRLAVPGVGTEFAVPAGAGLRLDSGVRDGSVVSVFYDPMLAKVISFAPTRDEAALGLAGALARAEIHGLTTNRDLLVRVLRHPEFLAGNTDTAFLDRHGLAVLAEPLADKDAEALSALAAALADAAARRTADVPSGWRNVPSQSQRKVYSTASGEVEVSYRHTRAGLIADAHPGLRSLSAEPGEVVLEVDGVRRAFRVAVYPDVVCVDSSLGPVALTPVPRFTDPSEQTAPGSLLAPMPGTVVRVAVSEGDQVEQGQSLLWLEAMKMEHKIIAPASGTLTSLPVTAGQQVDLGAVLAVVTPPE is encoded by the coding sequence ATGATCACAAGTGTGCTGGTTGCCAACCGCGGTGAGATCGCCCGGCGGGTGTTCCGTTCCTGCCGGGCGCTCGGCGTCGGCTGCGTCGCGGTCCACTCGGACGCCGACGCCCAATCCCCGCACGTCGAAGAAGCGGACGCGGCCGTGCGCCTGCCCGGCAACTCACCGGCGGAGACGTACCTGCGGGCCTCGCTGATCATCGACGCGGCCCGCCGAGCGGGCGCGGACGCGATCCACCCCGGATACGGCTTCTTGTCGGAGAACGCGGACTTCGCCCGTGCGGTGATCGAAGCGGGCCTGACCTGGATCGGGCCGTCGCCGGAAGCGATCGACCAGATGGGCTCGAAGATCGCGGCGAAGCAGCTGATGTCGGCGGCCGGCGTGCCGACGCTGTCCGAAGTAGACGAAGTAGGCGAGTCGGACCTGCCGGTGCTGATCAAAGCATCGGCAGGCGGCGGCGGACGGGGAATGCGGATCGTCCGTGCCTTGGCGGACCTGCGATCCGAACTGGAAGCGGCCCGCTCGGAAGCCCAGTCGGCGTTCGGGGACCCGACGGTGTTCTGCGAGCCCTACCTGGAAACAGGACGGCACATCGAAGTCCAGATCATGGCCGACAACCACGGCACAGTCTGGGCGGTGGGCGAGCGCGAATGCTCAATCCAGCGCAGGCACCAGAAAGTAATCGAAGAAGCCCCCTCGCCGTTGGTCGAGCGAACCCCAGGAATGCGCGCGAAGCTCTTCGAAGCAGCCCGCGCGGCCGCCTCGGCCATCGACTACACCGGCGCGGGGACAGTGGAGTTCCTCGCCGACGACCACGGCCGCTTCTACTTCCTGGAAATGAACACCCGGCTTCAGGTGGAGCACCCGGTGACCGAGTGCACGACGGGCCTCGACCTGGTGCGCCTGCAGATACTGGTGGCCCAGGGCGCCCACCTCGCAGCGGTGGCACCCCACACCACAGACCTGCCCGCCCGCTCGCAGACCGCCCCGACCGCAGCCTTCTCCGCACCAGCAATTCCCCAAGGGGACCCCCTGAATTCAACGCTACCGCAGGGGTCTGACAATTCCGGATCGCGCGCGGCAGAAGCCCAGCCGCAGCAGCACAACAGCCCCGGCGCAGCCTCTTCCGCAGCAGCAATTCCCCAGGGGGACCCCCTGAATTCAACGTTACCGGAGGGGTCTGACAATTCCGGGCCACCGGCGGCGCGGGGGCATGCGATCGAGGTGCGGCTTTACGCCGAAGATCCCGCGCAGGACTGGCGGCCGCAGAGCGGGGTCGTGCACCGGCTCGCCGTGCCCGGAGTGGGGACGGAGTTCGCTGTGCCCGCTGGTGCGGGGTTGCGGCTCGACAGCGGCGTGCGGGACGGGTCCGTCGTCAGTGTCTTCTACGACCCGATGCTGGCGAAGGTGATCTCGTTCGCGCCGACTCGGGACGAGGCTGCGCTGGGGTTGGCGGGTGCGTTGGCGCGTGCCGAGATCCACGGGTTGACCACCAACCGCGACTTGCTTGTGCGGGTGTTGCGGCATCCGGAGTTTCTGGCGGGCAACACGGACACCGCGTTCCTCGACCGGCACGGGTTGGCGGTGCTCGCTGAGCCGCTCGCCGACAAGGACGCCGAGGCCCTCAGTGCGTTGGCCGCCGCGTTGGCTGACGCCGCCGCGCGTCGTACCGCCGATGTGCCGAGCGGGTGGCGGAATGTGCCGTCGCAGTCGCAGCGGAAGGTGTACAGCACTGCGTCCGGGGAGGTGGAGGTCAGCTACCGGCACACCCGGGCCGGTCTGATTGCTGATGCTCACCCTGGCCTGCGGTCGCTCAGCGCTGAGCCGGGTGAGGTCGTGCTGGAGGTCGATGGCGTGCGGCGCGCGTTCCGGGTCGCGGTGTACCCGGATGTGGTCTGTGTGGACTCGTCGCTCGGGCCGGTCGCGCTCACGCCTGTGCCGAGGTTCACTGACCCGTCCGAGCAGACCGCCCCCGGGTCGCTGCTGGCGCCGATGCCCGGCACGGTCGTCCGGGTCGCGGTTTCCGAGGGTGACCAGGTCGAACAGGGGCAGTCGCTGCTGTGGCTCGAGGCGATGAAGATGGAGCACAAGATCATCGCGCCCGCGTCCGGCACGCTCACCTCACTGCCGGTCACCGCAGGTCAGCAGGTTGATCTCGGCGCCGTGCTGGCGGTGGTAACGCCCCCGGAATGA
- a CDS encoding response regulator — protein sequence MIKVLIADDQALVRGGFRVLVDNEPDMTVVGEAGDGAAAAEQAVACRPDVILMDVQMPGVDGIEGIRRIAAEPALSGVRILILTTFDEDDYVIAGLRAGASGFLLKNTDPAQLLHGIRVVAGGEELLSPGITRRLIARAAKPDAAVNHDVFAQLTTREREVVALAAQGLGNDEITRELVISPATTKTHISRALAKLGARDRAQLVALAYRYGLVKGGGE from the coding sequence GTGATCAAGGTGCTGATCGCCGACGACCAGGCGCTGGTCCGCGGTGGTTTCCGGGTGCTGGTCGACAACGAGCCGGACATGACCGTCGTCGGCGAGGCGGGGGACGGCGCCGCCGCGGCCGAACAGGCTGTGGCGTGCCGGCCGGACGTGATCCTGATGGACGTCCAGATGCCCGGGGTCGACGGGATCGAGGGCATCCGGCGGATCGCGGCCGAGCCGGCGCTGAGCGGTGTGCGGATCCTCATCCTCACCACGTTCGACGAGGACGACTACGTGATCGCGGGCCTGCGGGCCGGTGCCAGCGGCTTCCTGCTCAAGAACACCGACCCGGCGCAGCTGCTGCACGGCATCCGGGTGGTCGCGGGCGGTGAGGAGCTGCTGTCGCCGGGGATCACCCGTCGGCTGATCGCCCGCGCGGCCAAGCCGGACGCGGCGGTGAACCACGACGTGTTCGCCCAGCTCACCACGCGCGAACGGGAGGTCGTCGCGCTCGCCGCGCAGGGACTGGGCAACGACGAGATCACCCGTGAGCTGGTGATCAGCCCGGCCACGACCAAGACCCACATCAGCCGTGCGCTGGCGAAACTCGGTGCTCGTGACCGGGCTCAGCTGGTCGCGCTGGCCTACCGGTACGGCCTCGTCAAGGGCGGCGGAGAATAA
- a CDS encoding sensor histidine kinase, with product MPRVADIALGAGVIALVMVTSLLQVGPPGPSGPLDWAAVVLVLAAGLAVAFRRTFPAGCLLVVNLVTIAWFHFDYHGRLITVAPLIGCYTLAAYRGWKAGVAGGLLTAVVTVLAVRLTLNGEWFGDQVFNAVPLEAAATALGAAVFSHRAFAAGARDRAERIAEARSDQAKRQAAEERLEIARELHDVFGHTMAAISVQAGVAVHVMERRPEQAAEALNTIKQISDEGLAEVSVLLGAMRSPDMRTATGGLAHVDKLIATAGVHVEVVTRGDDRTVPVAVDLAAFRIIQESLTNVRRHANASKVRLELVYGTALEIIVRDDGKPKPATSGHGIEGMRARAAKLGGTLTAAPHADGGFEVRCVLPIREGQ from the coding sequence GTGCCACGAGTGGCCGATATCGCGTTGGGCGCGGGGGTGATCGCCCTGGTCATGGTGACCAGCCTGCTCCAGGTGGGACCACCGGGGCCGTCCGGCCCGCTGGACTGGGCCGCCGTCGTGCTCGTCCTGGCCGCCGGGCTCGCCGTGGCGTTCCGGCGGACGTTCCCGGCCGGCTGCCTGCTCGTGGTGAACCTGGTCACGATCGCCTGGTTCCACTTCGACTACCACGGCCGCCTGATCACCGTGGCGCCGCTGATCGGCTGCTACACGCTGGCCGCGTACCGCGGGTGGAAGGCAGGTGTGGCAGGCGGTTTGCTCACCGCGGTGGTCACCGTGCTCGCAGTCCGGTTGACGTTGAACGGCGAATGGTTCGGCGACCAGGTGTTCAACGCCGTCCCGCTGGAGGCCGCCGCGACCGCGTTGGGCGCGGCGGTCTTCTCCCACCGCGCCTTCGCCGCCGGCGCCCGCGACCGGGCCGAACGCATCGCCGAGGCCCGGTCCGACCAGGCCAAGCGGCAGGCCGCCGAAGAACGCCTGGAGATCGCCCGTGAACTGCACGACGTGTTCGGCCACACCATGGCCGCGATCAGCGTGCAGGCGGGCGTGGCCGTGCACGTGATGGAACGCAGGCCGGAGCAGGCGGCCGAAGCGCTCAACACCATCAAGCAGATCAGCGACGAAGGCCTGGCCGAGGTCAGTGTCCTGCTCGGCGCGATGCGCTCACCGGACATGCGGACCGCGACCGGCGGTCTGGCGCATGTGGACAAACTGATCGCCACGGCCGGTGTGCACGTCGAAGTGGTGACACGAGGGGACGACCGGACGGTTCCGGTGGCTGTCGACCTCGCCGCGTTCCGGATCATCCAGGAGTCCCTGACCAACGTCCGCAGGCACGCGAACGCCTCGAAAGTGCGGCTGGAACTGGTCTACGGCACAGCGTTGGAGATCATCGTGCGGGACGACGGAAAGCCGAAGCCCGCCACGAGTGGGCACGGCATCGAGGGCATGCGTGCGCGGGCAGCGAAGCTCGGTGGCACGCTGACAGCCGCCCCGCACGCCGACGGTGGCTTCGAGGTGCGTTGTGTGCTGCCGATCAGGGAGGGCCAGTGA
- a CDS encoding acyclic terpene utilization AtuA family protein, which translates to MSAIRIGNASGFYGDRFGAVREMLTGGPLDVLTGDYLAELTMLILGRDRMKDPKLGYAKTFLRQLEDGLGLALDRDVKIVANAGGLNPSGLADAIRELATRLGLEVKVAHVEGDDLIGRAAELGLGQPLTANAYLGAFGIAECLKAGADVVVTGRVTDASVIVGPAIARFGWQPTDYDQLAGAVAAGHVIECGAQATGGNYSFFAEHDIRHPGFPIAEIEADGSSVITKHDGTGGAVTVGTVTAQLLYEISGARYAGPDVTARFDTIELSQEDTDRVRISGVRGEPPPPSLKVSLNTLGGFRNETVFVLTGLDIEAKAELVKQQLVFANPPAELKWTLARTDRPDAASEEEASALLRCVVKDPDPKVVGRAFSSAAIEIALASYPGFHVTAPPGDASPFGLFKPGYVDAKLVEHVAVVDGRRIPVPPAAETLELAPADEPALPEPLTGPVKRAPLGLVAGARSGDKGGDANVGVWVRTDEAWRWLVHALTVDEFRRLLPETAALPVTRHVFGNLKAVNFVVSGILGDGVASQARFDPQAKALGEWLRARHTDIPEVLL; encoded by the coding sequence ATGTCGGCGATCAGGATCGGCAACGCGTCCGGGTTCTACGGTGACCGGTTCGGCGCGGTGCGCGAGATGCTCACGGGTGGGCCGCTCGACGTGCTCACCGGCGACTACCTGGCCGAGCTGACCATGCTCATCCTCGGCCGCGACCGGATGAAGGACCCGAAACTCGGCTACGCCAAGACCTTCCTGCGCCAACTGGAAGACGGCCTCGGCCTGGCGCTCGACCGGGACGTGAAGATCGTCGCGAACGCGGGCGGCCTCAACCCGTCCGGCCTCGCCGACGCCATCAGGGAACTGGCCACCAGACTCGGCCTGGAGGTCAAGGTCGCGCACGTCGAAGGCGACGACCTGATCGGCAGGGCCGCCGAACTCGGCCTCGGCCAACCGTTGACAGCCAACGCCTACCTCGGCGCGTTCGGCATCGCGGAATGCCTGAAAGCCGGGGCCGACGTCGTGGTGACCGGACGCGTCACGGACGCGTCAGTCATCGTCGGCCCGGCCATCGCGCGCTTCGGCTGGCAGCCGACGGACTACGACCAGCTCGCCGGCGCCGTCGCGGCCGGGCACGTGATCGAGTGCGGCGCGCAGGCCACCGGCGGGAACTACTCGTTCTTCGCCGAACACGACATCCGCCACCCGGGCTTCCCGATCGCCGAGATCGAAGCCGACGGCAGCAGCGTGATCACCAAGCACGACGGCACAGGCGGCGCCGTGACCGTCGGAACCGTGACGGCCCAACTGCTCTACGAGATCTCCGGCGCGCGGTACGCGGGACCGGACGTGACAGCCCGGTTCGACACGATCGAGCTGTCCCAGGAGGACACCGACCGGGTCAGGATCAGCGGTGTCCGCGGCGAGCCGCCACCACCGTCGTTGAAGGTCTCGCTGAACACCCTCGGCGGCTTCCGCAACGAGACGGTGTTCGTGCTGACCGGCCTGGACATCGAAGCCAAGGCCGAGCTGGTCAAACAACAGCTCGTGTTCGCCAACCCACCGGCCGAGCTCAAGTGGACGCTCGCCCGCACCGACCGGCCGGACGCCGCCAGCGAAGAAGAAGCGAGTGCGTTGCTGCGGTGCGTGGTCAAGGACCCGGACCCGAAGGTCGTCGGCCGCGCGTTCTCCAGCGCCGCCATCGAGATCGCCCTGGCCAGCTACCCCGGCTTCCACGTCACCGCGCCCCCTGGTGACGCCTCGCCGTTCGGCCTGTTCAAGCCCGGTTACGTCGACGCGAAGCTGGTCGAGCACGTCGCCGTGGTCGACGGTCGGCGCATCCCCGTCCCGCCGGCGGCCGAGACGCTCGAACTGGCGCCCGCCGACGAACCCGCGCTCCCGGAACCGCTGACCGGACCGGTGAAGCGGGCACCGCTCGGCTTGGTGGCCGGTGCCCGCAGCGGCGACAAGGGCGGCGACGCGAACGTCGGCGTCTGGGTGCGTACCGACGAGGCCTGGCGGTGGCTGGTGCACGCGTTGACGGTCGACGAGTTCCGCAGGCTGCTGCCCGAGACGGCGGCGTTGCCCGTGACCAGGCACGTGTTCGGGAATCTGAAGGCGGTGAACTTCGTGGTCTCAGGCATCCTCGGCGACGGCGTGGCCTCGCAGGCAAGGTTCGACCCGCAGGCCAAGGCATTGGGCGAGTGGCTGCGGGCGCGGCACACGGACATCCCGGAGGTACTGCTGTGA
- a CDS encoding sensor histidine kinase, with translation MSSPRPTRLQLFGWAVALIGMMVPLYVLVSFFLTSLGLILIWLGLPFTLAVLTLMRKFTNFHRGRAGWVLGTEVGRPYRARVPEHGLIKRVFAMLGDPATWRDFGWLFAQMVAGSALAITNVALLVGGIGHITLATWWWALPDDADVNLVGFLSVHSTESALYAGIPLGLVYIVVWYIASPTMMRAQARMTASLLAPTEAAQLANRVQELTVSRADTVDTQAAELRRIERDLHDGAQARLVALGMSLGMAEETVARDPAAARELLAEARAASSQALAELRDLVRGIHPPVLADRGLEGAIQALVLANPLQTDVDIDIPGRLSAPVESAAYFAVAETLTNVVKHASASKAWIRLNYEDGKLVMLVGDDGRGGANASDGTGLRGIERRLSAFDGTLVISSPLGGPTVVVMSVPCELVAGN, from the coding sequence ATGAGCTCACCGCGTCCGACCAGACTCCAGTTGTTCGGCTGGGCTGTGGCGTTGATCGGCATGATGGTCCCGCTGTACGTGCTGGTGTCGTTCTTCCTCACGTCACTGGGGCTGATCCTGATCTGGCTCGGGCTGCCGTTCACGCTCGCGGTGCTGACGCTGATGCGGAAGTTCACCAACTTCCACCGCGGGCGCGCGGGTTGGGTGCTCGGCACCGAGGTCGGGCGGCCCTACCGGGCCCGTGTGCCCGAGCACGGCCTGATCAAGCGTGTGTTCGCGATGCTCGGCGATCCCGCGACCTGGCGTGACTTCGGGTGGCTGTTCGCGCAGATGGTCGCCGGTTCCGCGTTGGCGATCACCAACGTGGCGCTCCTGGTCGGCGGCATCGGCCACATCACACTGGCCACCTGGTGGTGGGCGCTGCCCGACGACGCCGACGTCAACCTGGTCGGCTTCCTCTCGGTGCACTCGACCGAGTCCGCCCTGTACGCCGGCATCCCCCTCGGCCTGGTGTACATCGTTGTCTGGTACATCGCCTCACCAACCATGATGCGCGCGCAGGCGCGCATGACCGCGTCCTTGCTGGCGCCGACCGAAGCGGCACAGCTGGCCAACCGCGTTCAGGAACTGACAGTCTCACGCGCGGACACTGTGGACACGCAAGCCGCGGAACTCAGGCGTATCGAGCGCGACCTGCACGACGGTGCGCAGGCAAGGCTGGTGGCCCTGGGCATGAGCCTCGGCATGGCCGAGGAAACGGTGGCACGCGACCCAGCCGCCGCGCGAGAACTGCTCGCCGAGGCCCGCGCCGCCAGCTCGCAGGCCCTGGCCGAGCTGCGCGACCTCGTGCGTGGCATCCACCCGCCCGTACTGGCCGACCGTGGGCTCGAAGGCGCCATCCAGGCACTCGTGCTTGCCAACCCGTTGCAGACCGATGTGGACATCGACATTCCCGGTCGCCTGTCCGCGCCGGTGGAGTCGGCGGCGTACTTCGCCGTGGCGGAAACGCTGACCAACGTGGTCAAGCACGCGTCCGCGAGCAAGGCGTGGATCCGGCTGAACTACGAGGACGGCAAACTCGTCATGCTGGTCGGTGACGACGGTCGCGGTGGCGCCAACGCCAGCGACGGCACAGGTCTGCGGGGCATCGAACGACGGCTTTCCGCTTTTGACGGCACACTGGTGATCAGCAGCCCGCTCGGCGGGCCGACCGTCGTGGTGATGTCCGTGCCGTGCGAACTCGTCGCGGGGAACTGA